A part of Desulfitibacter alkalitolerans DSM 16504 genomic DNA contains:
- a CDS encoding HD domain-containing protein, whose product MVRLKGLKFRLRAGCLKEYKNCIEDLLINETVQMMKHFRHHHQTTCFEHALNVSYYSYLICKNMGLDYVAAARGGLLHDLFLYDWRVTELERGKHAFRHPDIALENAERIFTLNEIEQDIIKKHMWPLTIIPPMYYESLIVCIVDKYCATLEIVNSSKLTPVIDKSVLF is encoded by the coding sequence ATGGTAAGGTTGAAAGGATTAAAATTCAGATTAAGAGCAGGCTGTCTTAAAGAATATAAGAATTGTATAGAAGACTTACTAATCAACGAGACAGTACAAATGATGAAGCATTTTAGGCACCATCATCAAACAACCTGTTTTGAGCATGCCTTAAACGTTTCTTATTACAGTTATCTAATATGTAAAAATATGGGTCTGGATTATGTAGCGGCAGCAAGAGGAGGGCTACTGCATGATCTGTTTTTATACGATTGGAGAGTTACTGAATTAGAGAGAGGGAAACACGCTTTCAGGCATCCCGACATAGCACTGGAAAATGCTGAGAGAATATTTACTTTAAATGAAATAGAGCAGGATATTATCAAAAAACATATGTGGCCGCTGACGATTATACCACCCATGTATTATGAATCACTTATAGTTTGTATTGTGGATAAATATTGTGCAACCCTGGAAATTGTCAATAGTTCTAAACTCACACCGGTCATTGATAAATCTGTTCTGTTTTAA
- a CDS encoding DHA2 family efflux MFS transporter permease subunit, whose translation MFEKWGKWLSLIAVVLGLSMDLLDMTIVNVAIPDIMLELGTDLRLSQYVITAYMVTIGVFEPITAYWADTRGMKKIYLLSLFIFTGGSILSALAWNINALIFFRIIQAVGGGMIMPLALSIVEKTFTKKEFPLAMGLMGIPLLIAPAIGPMIGGYLVDTFDWRMIFWINLPIGLLSIFASYLLLHEFETVTKKFDFWGFVLSALGFSTLLLALSNGADDGWTSFKIVFLFFTAISSLILFFLVEAFSPDPILDLRIFRNRIYSGSLVVTFFIIMSLFGSLFLLPLFLQQLRGLSAMDTGMMLLPEVLGIIIFLPISAVLLPRIGAVFLTVVGIAIMSLGTLFFINLDVNTSLSAIRHYLFIVGVGLGLGIMPSVTLAYSSLPKELVNQGSAFFNMVRQIGSAVGVAILTSLIQQRTPWHYANLATTATPWSYTTQSLEPLTSLLQSWGFQAPEAQMLNLLTLFRIAQEKAAVLAFQDAFYVNVLMGLIGIVPAFFLVQKPLLHLIRKKQTITAEQKIYNS comes from the coding sequence TTGTTTGAAAAATGGGGAAAATGGCTGAGCCTGATTGCTGTTGTTTTGGGGTTATCCATGGATCTTTTGGATATGACGATTGTTAACGTTGCCATCCCGGATATTATGCTGGAGCTTGGGACGGATCTGCGTCTTTCTCAGTATGTTATTACTGCTTACATGGTAACCATTGGGGTTTTTGAACCGATTACGGCTTATTGGGCTGATACAAGAGGAATGAAGAAGATATATCTTTTGAGTCTCTTTATTTTTACGGGCGGGTCCATCTTATCCGCGTTAGCTTGGAATATTAATGCCCTAATTTTCTTTCGGATTATCCAAGCGGTTGGCGGGGGGATGATAATGCCTCTGGCTTTGTCCATCGTTGAGAAAACCTTTACTAAAAAAGAATTCCCGTTAGCCATGGGATTGATGGGCATTCCTTTGCTGATTGCTCCTGCTATCGGACCAATGATCGGAGGATACTTGGTCGATACTTTTGACTGGAGAATGATTTTCTGGATTAACCTCCCCATCGGTTTGTTGTCAATTTTTGCATCTTATTTATTATTACATGAATTTGAAACAGTAACTAAAAAATTCGATTTTTGGGGTTTTGTATTATCTGCACTGGGGTTCTCTACCTTGCTCTTAGCCCTCAGCAACGGTGCTGACGATGGTTGGACATCTTTTAAGATTGTGTTTCTCTTTTTTACTGCCATAAGCAGTTTGATTCTATTTTTCCTTGTGGAAGCCTTTTCGCCTGATCCCATCTTGGATTTAAGAATTTTTAGAAACCGTATTTATTCCGGTTCTCTGGTCGTTACATTCTTTATTATTATGAGTTTATTTGGCAGCCTCTTTCTCCTGCCTTTGTTCTTGCAACAACTAAGGGGATTAAGTGCAATGGACACCGGTATGATGCTCTTGCCGGAAGTCTTGGGTATCATTATCTTCCTTCCAATCAGCGCTGTTCTCCTTCCCCGGATTGGGGCAGTCTTTTTAACCGTTGTGGGGATCGCCATTATGTCACTGGGAACACTGTTTTTTATTAATCTTGACGTCAATACAAGTTTAAGTGCAATTAGGCATTACTTATTCATTGTGGGAGTGGGACTTGGTCTTGGCATTATGCCTTCTGTTACCTTAGCTTATAGTTCATTACCTAAAGAATTGGTTAACCAAGGGTCGGCATTTTTTAATATGGTTCGTCAAATTGGGAGCGCTGTTGGCGTAGCAATTCTTACCAGTTTAATTCAGCAGCGAACTCCTTGGCACTATGCTAATTTAGCCACAACCGCCACCCCATGGTCATATACAACCCAGTCCCTGGAACCTTTAACTTCTTTACTCCAAAGTTGGGGATTTCAAGCTCCCGAAGCTCAAATGCTCAATTTGTTAACCCTGTTTAGGATAGCCCAGGAAAAAGCTGCTGTTTTAGCGTTTCAAGATGCATTCTATGTCAATGTCCTCATGGGCTTAATCGGTATAGTACCCGCCTTTTTCTTAGTACAAAAGCCGCTTTTGCATCTGATTCGTAAAAAACAAACAATTACTGCCGAACAAAAAATATACAACTCTTAA
- a CDS encoding HlyD family secretion protein — protein sequence MKNQKIVIAVVVTLVLMIGGGIASYYWYEMSHYITTDDARISAYTANVSPIISGKITSWNVSEGEYVKAGAAMGWQDTNAMATSAGVNPSALNPVGSIMVSKAEITAPISGQVLKSSVRVGQLVGAGQPLAVIADTSDLFVDVNIDETEISKVKVGQFVDLTVDALPGKTFQGRVDEIGKATLSTFDILPMQSANGNFTKVTQRIPLKVRFPEINKLGLLPGMSVTAKIHIAE from the coding sequence ATGAAAAATCAAAAGATTGTAATCGCAGTGGTAGTGACTTTAGTCTTAATGATTGGCGGCGGAATCGCAAGCTATTATTGGTACGAAATGTCTCATTATATTACGACAGATGACGCACGGATCAGTGCCTATACGGCCAATGTCAGTCCGATCATCTCGGGCAAGATAACCTCCTGGAATGTTTCTGAAGGAGAATATGTCAAAGCCGGTGCAGCGATGGGGTGGCAGGATACAAATGCCATGGCCACTTCAGCGGGTGTAAATCCCAGTGCGCTTAATCCCGTAGGCAGCATCATGGTTAGTAAAGCAGAGATTACTGCCCCGATTTCAGGCCAAGTGCTTAAGTCCTCCGTACGGGTAGGGCAATTGGTTGGAGCGGGGCAACCTCTCGCCGTGATTGCCGATACAAGTGATCTCTTTGTGGATGTGAATATTGATGAAACTGAAATAAGCAAGGTAAAAGTCGGGCAATTTGTGGATTTAACGGTCGATGCTTTACCCGGGAAAACCTTTCAAGGAAGAGTGGATGAAATCGGCAAAGCAACTCTTTCAACTTTTGATATTTTACCCATGCAATCTGCCAACGGAAACTTTACCAAAGTTACACAACGGATTCCGTTAAAAGTACGTTTTCCGGAAATAAATAAGCTGGGGCTTTTACCCGGGATGAGTGTTACCGCCAAAATCCATATCGCAGAATAA
- a CDS encoding efflux RND transporter periplasmic adaptor subunit: protein MMLNIRPNVFNKKIISLVLLALAAFISITGYAISTKPTAKPVETPVPVKTDEVKVMDFSGQLSLTGIMDAQEKSNLSSQLPGIVTNVGAKEGAFVKKGAVIISLDKKDLLNQLDQAKAGLANSQAQAEQARLNYENAENDYQRFQELFKFGAISQQQMEQITLKRDIAKSQYETAQGAGIQAAQAAINAINLNLAKMDIKSPINGILVTSYVSVGDTVGPGIPLSTIVAIDQLALTGNLAESQINYVKAGDPVEVSADSIPNRTFTGQISYISPVSIPTGQFFPVEITVNNPEGILKAGMTATAKITVRNPSVMVIPNSALLKQDDKNFVMVVKDGKAVKTAVRKGLENEESTVITQGLQAGQRIVINGTERLADGVEVKE, encoded by the coding sequence ATGATGTTAAATATAAGGCCAAATGTGTTTAATAAAAAGATCATAAGCCTGGTGCTTTTAGCCTTAGCCGCATTCATTTCCATTACAGGATACGCAATTTCCACAAAACCTACCGCCAAACCTGTAGAAACTCCGGTACCCGTAAAAACAGATGAAGTCAAAGTAATGGATTTCAGCGGACAATTATCCTTAACCGGTATCATGGATGCTCAGGAAAAGTCCAATCTCAGTTCCCAGCTCCCGGGAATCGTCACGAATGTCGGGGCTAAGGAAGGAGCCTTTGTTAAAAAGGGCGCTGTCATCATTTCTTTAGATAAAAAAGACTTGTTGAATCAACTGGATCAAGCTAAAGCAGGGCTTGCCAATAGTCAGGCTCAGGCCGAACAAGCCCGTCTCAATTATGAAAACGCGGAAAATGACTATCAACGTTTTCAGGAACTCTTCAAATTCGGCGCAATTTCCCAACAACAAATGGAACAAATCACTTTAAAAAGAGATATTGCCAAATCTCAATATGAAACTGCCCAAGGGGCAGGTATTCAAGCTGCTCAAGCAGCCATCAATGCTATCAACTTAAATCTAGCCAAAATGGATATCAAGAGTCCTATCAATGGAATTTTAGTGACGTCGTATGTGTCTGTTGGGGATACGGTTGGCCCCGGTATTCCTCTGAGTACGATTGTAGCAATCGATCAACTGGCCTTGACCGGAAACCTTGCCGAGAGTCAAATAAACTATGTCAAAGCGGGAGACCCTGTCGAAGTAAGTGCAGATTCTATTCCAAACCGAACATTTACTGGGCAAATTTCTTATATTAGTCCAGTCTCGATTCCAACGGGACAGTTTTTTCCGGTAGAAATAACCGTAAATAATCCGGAAGGAATATTAAAAGCAGGGATGACAGCCACCGCTAAAATTACTGTGCGAAATCCATCGGTTATGGTTATTCCTAACTCTGCACTGCTAAAGCAGGACGACAAAAATTTTGTTATGGTCGTGAAAGACGGAAAAGCAGTGAAAACCGCCGTGCGTAAGGGCCTTGAAAACGAAGAATCAACAGTTATTACTCAGGGTTTGCAGGCGGGTCAACGTATTGTTATTAACGGAACGGAGAGATTGGCCGATGGTGTTGAAGTAAAGGAATAA
- a CDS encoding DegV family protein — MKLKIITDSNCDLPLDFIRENEISVVPFPYFIKDQGYNDDFGKSISYKDFYELIRRGEMPHTSQITPFVFEENFRACLEKGSSIIYIAFSSALSQTYNNALIARDIILQENSQAEITVIDSRGATVGQGLIVYYACEMLKQGKSKEEIINWVESNKLKVNHWFTVDNLNHLKRGGRISSTAAVLGTIIEVKPILFVDNQGGLTFAKKVRGRKRSINVLAEELQKRIINSEEQMIFICHGDCLEDAELLKKIIIDKVNVKDVIINYTGPVVGAHTGPGMLAVFFMGENRTA, encoded by the coding sequence ATGAAGTTAAAGATTATAACTGATTCAAATTGCGATCTTCCACTGGACTTTATTAGGGAAAACGAAATCAGTGTTGTCCCCTTCCCCTATTTTATCAAAGATCAAGGCTACAATGATGACTTTGGTAAATCGATTAGTTATAAGGATTTTTATGAGTTAATTCGTAGGGGCGAAATGCCTCATACCTCACAGATCACGCCATTCGTATTTGAAGAAAATTTTAGAGCGTGTTTAGAAAAGGGAAGTTCGATTATCTATATCGCCTTCTCTTCTGCCTTAAGTCAGACTTATAATAATGCACTCATCGCCAGAGACATTATTCTGCAGGAAAATTCCCAAGCAGAAATCACAGTAATTGACTCCAGAGGCGCTACGGTTGGACAAGGATTAATTGTTTATTATGCATGCGAAATGCTCAAACAAGGAAAATCAAAGGAAGAGATAATTAATTGGGTTGAGAGCAATAAACTTAAAGTCAATCATTGGTTTACGGTAGATAACTTGAATCACTTAAAAAGGGGAGGAAGAATTTCGAGTACAGCTGCCGTTCTGGGAACAATAATAGAAGTTAAACCTATTCTTTTTGTCGATAATCAAGGTGGACTTACCTTTGCAAAAAAGGTTAGGGGTAGAAAAAGATCTATTAATGTCCTGGCAGAAGAACTGCAAAAAAGAATTATTAATTCTGAGGAGCAAATGATTTTTATCTGTCATGGAGATTGTTTAGAAGATGCAGAGCTTCTTAAAAAGATAATCATTGATAAAGTGAATGTAAAAGACGTCATAATTAATTATACAGGACCCGTAGTAGGGGCGCATACCGGTCCAGGTATGCTGGCTGTCTTTTTCATGGGTGAAAACAGAACTGCTTAA